One Anastrepha obliqua isolate idAnaObli1 chromosome 6, idAnaObli1_1.0, whole genome shotgun sequence DNA window includes the following coding sequences:
- the LOC129250428 gene encoding uncharacterized protein LOC129250428: MSYKDAAYSTKLGIIPPDYPTTIWSTERLTAIQHAILEAIRKNQTGAAKPKFNSCTFRPGYLVISCGCDDTANWLKEAVPKLKPWKDAQLKIVHEADIPRPQIFVGHFPELDSTSNEDIISLLDGQNEGLNTNDWRVLNRVRKGTVVEITIAIDPISAEVIKTSNNWLNYGFGKTQLRPKSEGPIDPPKVTEKNSEPSRNRALRKREL; the protein is encoded by the coding sequence ATGTCTTACAAAGACGCGGCGTATAGCACAAAGTTGGGAATAATACCTCCTGACTATCCAACTACAATATGGTCGACGGAAAGACTAACGGCCATACAACATGCTATCCTGGAGGCTATAAGGAAAAATCAGACTGGTGCTGCAAAGCCCAAATTTAATAGCTGCACATTTCGCCCAGGATATTTAGTTATATCATGCGGCTGCGATGATACGGCTAATTGGCTAAAGGAAGCAGTTCCTAAGCTGAAGCCGTGGAAAGATGCACAGCTGAAGATTGTGCACGAGGCGGATATACCGCGCCCACAAATCTTCGTTGGTCACTTTCCAGAATTGGACAGCACCTCAAATGAGGATATTATTAGCCTCCTTGACGGCCAAAACGAGGGCCTCAACACCAATGACTGGCGGGTGCTCAACAGAGTGCGCAAGGGTACTGTGGTAGAAATTACTATTGCTATCGACCCAATCTCCGCGGAAGTCATAAAAACATCCAACAATTGGCTGAACTACGGGTTCGGTAAAACCCAACTTCGGCCAAAATCTGAAGGCCCGATTGATCCGCCTAAGGTTACCGAAAAGAACTCTGAACCCTCGCGAAACAGAGCTCTGAGGAAGCGGGAACTTTGA